Below is a genomic region from Prolixibacteraceae bacterium.
ATCAAATTCTAACCTGGATGCTTTCTGTATAAAATCCCATTCCACAAAGATTGGAGAAGCTACTTGAAGTCTTTTATTTCTTGTTTGAGGATACTTTTGTTTCAATGCACTATTATCCTGAGATGGTAGTACATAGGTATTTATCGAAGGGACTGAATTAACAGAAAAAATTTTTTTCCACTTAGAATATGGTATTTGCTGTGCTTTAACCTGTATTGAAGAAGTTAATACTCCCACAAACAACAATGTACTTAATATAACATATAGATTCCTCATTGACTATCAAGTTTATTGAATAAAGAAAGGTTGTATATATTATATACAACCTTTCTCAGCACAAAATAGTTTTTAATATTACACCAACAAAACTATTTTGTTAAGAAATCATCCATTGACTCGGCGGCTTTTCTTCCATCTCCCATAGCAAGGATTACAGTCGCTCCTCCACGAACAATATCTCCTCCAGCAAATACATCTACATCATCTGATTGCATGTTGTCTTCATTGACCAAAACTGTCCCCCATTCAGATGTTCTGATTGATGGTAAACACGATGGAATCAATGGATTTGGAGAAACACCCACAGATACAATTACCAAATCTACTGGCTCTTCAATAAATTTACCTTCCACAGGAATTGGTCTACGACGCCCTGATGCATCAGCTTCACCTAGCTCCATTACTTGAAGCTTCATCGATTTTATTCGACCATTCTCATCTCCCTGATAAGATACTGGATTATGCAAACATTTAAATTCAACACCTTCTTCAATGGCGTGGTTTACCTCTTCTACACGTGCAGGAATCTCATCCATAGAACGACGATAAACAATCATAGCTTTTTCAGCACCTAAACGACGAGCAGTTCGTACTGAATCCATTGCAGTATTTCCACCTCCAATAATTGCGACACGCTTCCCTTTCAATACAGGTGTTTCTGATTCAGACTGATAGGCCTCCATTAAATTCACTCGAGTCAGATACTCATTTGCGGAGAATACTCCGTTTAAGTTCTCACCTAGAATTCCCATAAAACGAGGAAGACCAGCACCACTACCTACAAAGAAAGCTTCGTAACCTTGCTCTTTTAAATCTTCAAAGGATGCAGTACGTCCCACAACAAAGTTTGTTTCAAACTTCACACCCATCTTTCTAAGATTATCAATTTCAAATTCAACGATATCATTAGGCAGACGAAATTCAGGGATACCATATTTTAAAACACCACCGATTTCATGTAATGCTTCAAACACAGTTACGTCATACCCTTTTTTTATCATATCACCTGCAAATGAAAGAGAAGCAGGGCCTGAACCTACAGCAGCGATCTTCTTGCCATTCTTAGAGATATTTGGTATTTGAGGATTCTTATCGTTCTCTCGAGCATAATCAGCAGCAAAACGTTCAAGATAACCAATCGCAACTGCAGGTTTCTTCAATTTTTGAGTATAGAAACATTGTGCTTCACATTGCTTTTCCTGAGGGCATACACGGCCACAAACAGCAGGCAGAGCACTCTTATCTTTTAGTGTAGAAGCAGCTTTAACAAACTCTCCCAATTCAATTTCTTTGATAAATTTTGGAATATTAATCCCAACAGGACATCCAGAAATACATGTAGGATTTGCACAATCCATACATCGAATAGCTTCATGTTGAGCATCTTCAGATGACAACCCACAGTTTACTTCAACATCTTGGTGTTTGATACGCTCTTGGGCATCAACCTCTGGCATCCCTACTCTTTCTAGAGCAATCCTATCCTTATTCTTGTTTTTTTTTCTTAGCTCTTCTCTCCAAGCT
It encodes:
- the gltA gene encoding NADPH-dependent glutamate synthase; protein product: MLPDRSEAWREELRKKNKNKDRIALERVGMPEVDAQERIKHQDVEVNCGLSSEDAQHEAIRCMDCANPTCISGCPVGINIPKFIKEIELGEFVKAASTLKDKSALPAVCGRVCPQEKQCEAQCFYTQKLKKPAVAIGYLERFAADYARENDKNPQIPNISKNGKKIAAVGSGPASLSFAGDMIKKGYDVTVFEALHEIGGVLKYGIPEFRLPNDIVEFEIDNLRKMGVKFETNFVVGRTASFEDLKEQGYEAFFVGSGAGLPRFMGILGENLNGVFSANEYLTRVNLMEAYQSESETPVLKGKRVAIIGGGNTAMDSVRTARRLGAEKAMIVYRRSMDEIPARVEEVNHAIEEGVEFKCLHNPVSYQGDENGRIKSMKLQVMELGEADASGRRRPIPVEGKFIEEPVDLVIVSVGVSPNPLIPSCLPSIRTSEWGTVLVNEDNMQSDDVDVFAGGDIVRGGATVILAMGDGRKAAESMDDFLTK